The genomic interval GCAGAATGGTTCCATACAGATTGGTCTTCTTACGATAAGTTGGAAGCTGTTAGAACTAACGGCGAAGTTTTAAAGAGTGTTCCAAAATTGTGGGACAATGTTGATTCTTACAGAATTGGTATAGCTTACAAGTGGAACGATTCTTTTACATTTAAATTTGGTTATATTTACGATGAAAACCCTGCTCCTGATGAGACGGTAGAACCAACCCTTCCTGATTCAGACAGAAATGATTACTCTGTTGGAATGGATTGGCATTTCAGCAAAAACTTAACAATTAGTTCCTACTTTATGTGGGTTCACTTTAACGACAGAAGAGTTGTCGGTAACCAGTCTGGATTTGACGGTGTTTATCAGACTGAAGCATATCTGTTGGGATTTGGGTTAGATTACAGATTCTAAATAAAACACAAACCCCCGCTTTATTTTGGCGGGGGTTATTTTTCATAAGGAAGGTCGCGAATATGAGTATGAAGAAAATTTTGATTGTAGATGATCATAAAGATGTTTTAGAAGCTTTAAATTTATTGCTTTCCGATAAATATGAACTATCCCTTGCATTAAGCGGAGAAACTGCTGTTGAACTTATAAAGAAAAAAGAGTTTGATTTAGCAATTGTAGATTTAAAAATGGAAGGAATGAATGGACTTGAAGTCCTTGATAAAATAAAAGAAATATCTCCTTCAACTAAAGTGATTATTTTGACTGCGCATGGAACTATTGAGCTGGCTGTAACTGCATTAAAAAAGGGCGCTTCAGACTTCATAGAAAAACCTTTTCAGGTTGATAAATTACTGGTTAACATTGAAAACATTTTAAAAATGAAAGACTTAGAAGAAAAAGAAAAAATTCAAAAGTATAAATTAAACCTTGAAAAAAAAGAATTAAAATTCATAACAGAAAACAAAGAACTAAAAAAACTTTTAAAACAAATAAATACTGTAGCATCCAAGGCTCCCAATATTCTTATTAAGGGAGAAGGAGGCACTGGTAAAGAGCTACTTGCAAAAATTGCGCATATTGAAAGTGACAGGTCAGAGTACCCCTTTGTAAAAGTAAATTCTGTTTTGCTTGAACCAGATAAATTTGAATCTACCTTATTTGGGGACAAAAGAAATCCAGGATTGCTGGACTACGCAAATAAAGGAACTGTTTTTTTCAAGCATATTAACAGGCTTCCTTATGACTCTCAATTAAAACTTCTTGATTTTCTTAAAAATGATTTGACCTATTTTCAAAAAAATGGAGTGGTAAAAAAATACGACTTAAAAATAATAGTTAGTACTACAGAGAATTTTAATGAACTTGTTGAAAACGGCAAATTTGCAGAGGAACTTTTTTATTTACTTAATATTCTTGAGTTTGAGATACCCCCATTGCGTTCCAGAAGAGAAGATATAATGCCTATTGCAAATTACTTTCTTGACAAATACAGCAAAGAGGTGAACAAAACCTTCAAAGGATTTACCATTGAGGTGGAAAGAATATTTATGAAATATGATTGGCCTGGGAATGTAAGGGAGCTTGAAAATGTGGTAGAAAGGCTTGTTTTAATGACGAATAGGGTTAATGTAGGCTCAAAATTCCTGCCTCCAGGCATGAAATATAATAAGCGTTCCCCTGAAGTTGTGTTAAAATTATATACAGAGAAGATGGAAGAGGCGGAAGAGGCTTTGATAAGGTACACCCTTGACAAGTATAATGGGAATATTATGAAAGCAGCTAATGCAATGGGAATTACCAGAGCAACCCTTTACAATAAATTAAAGAGATATAAACTTGAAAAATAGTTGATTTAAGGACAATTAATGGAAAACATAAGGCTTCCTTATAACGAAGAAGCGGAAAGAGGTGTTTTAGGCGCCCTTTTCTTAGACCCTGAAAATATATTTAAAATAAGCCATATTATTGAAGTTGAAGATTTTTATTTAACTCCTCACAGGATAATTTTCTCAATCATTTTAGAGATTTTTGAAGAAGGGAAGCATTTTGATTTAATCACAGTAAAAAACAGGCTTCAGGAAAAAGGTTTACTTGAAAATGCAGGCGGTGATATTTATATCTCTTCTCTGGTAGATAATGTTCCGATGTTAAAAAACATTGAAGAGTATGCTGAGATTATTGTTGACAAGGCTAAGGTAAGAAAATTGATGTCAGTAGCTGAAAAAATTCTAACAGAAGGGAGTAATGACACCCCATCTAAACACCTGATAAGCCTCGTAGAAAAAGACCTTTTTGAGGTTGCAATTGGAAGAAATAAAGATGTTTTAAAACTTTTAAAGGATGGAATTGTTGATGTTATATCGTCTATTGAAGAGAGAAGAGACTTTTATTTAAGAAACAAATCCACCCAGGGGATTGTTTCCCCTTTTTCTGATTTAAATAGATTTATTCCTGCTTTTCAGCCAGGGGAACTTGTTATTGTTGCAGCCAGGCCATCAATAGGAAAAACAAGTTTCGCATTGTCTATGGCTTTGGATATCGCTAAAAAAGGTCATGTAGTAAGTATTTTTTCTCTTGAAATGCCTTTTGATCAAATTGCTTTGAGACTTCTTTGTATGGAAGGGGAAGTTAATGTAAAGGCGGCAAGAGAAGGCTCTCTAAGTGAAGCAGAGTACAACAAGCTTGTTCAGGCTGCAAATGCACTGGAAAATTTAAAAATTTATGTTGATGATAGTGCATCTTTGACAGTTGCTGATTTAAGGGCAAAACTACAAAAATTAAAAATGGACAATGACGGTAAACTTGACCTTGTCCTTGTTGACTATCTACAATTAATGCATGAAAAAACTGATAAAAGGGAAATGGGAAATAGGGCACTGGAAGTGTCTCAAATTTCAAGAGGGTTAAAGATTCTTGCAAAAGACCTGCATGTTCCTTTTATTGTATTATCACAGTTAAACAGGGCAATTGAGCAGAGAAAGGATGCCCAGCCAATGCTTTCTGATTTAAGGGAATCAGGTTCAATAGAACAGGATGCTGATATTGTTATGTTTTTACATAGAAAAGACACTAAAAAAGTCGGTGTAAGTGAAGATGACAGCAAAATACCATTTAAAGACATAGATTTAATTGTAGCTAAAAACAGAAATGGCCCTATTGCAAGGGTGAAATTGTTATTTCATAAAAGCTGTACTAAATTTGTATCAATGCAACCTCATATGGTGTAAATTATGGCGCGTTTTATATGCAGGGTAGGAACAGCCTCGGGAGAGGTAATAAATAGGGAAATTACAGCAAATTCTGAAAGTGAAGCTGTATCAAAATTAAAGTCATCAGGCTATCATGTATTTGAAGTTAAAAAGAAATTCAGCTTATTTAAAGGGGCAAAAAAAATCCCTGAAAAACATTTTCTTATATTCAATCAGGAGTTTTTGGCTTTGATTAAGGCCGGAATTCCTATTTTTAATGGGTTGTCTATTTTAATAAAAAGGGTTGAGAATAAAAAATTAAAATCTATTTTAGGTGAAATTTTAGAGTCTATAAAAGAGGGAAAATCCCTTGCAGAGGCTTTTAAGGATTATTCAGATTACTTTCCTCCTATTTACCCCGGCATTCTCTTTGCAGGTGAAAAGAGTGGGGATTTAGCCGGTGTTTTGGCCAATTATTTAAATTATCAAAAGATAATGTTTTCTACAAAAAAGAAGGTTAAATCAGCTTTTGTGTACCCGGCATTTCTTGTATTGGTAGCTGCTTTAGCAATAGGAATTATTGTTTATGTTGTTCTCCCAAGGTTTTCTGATTTTTATCAAGGGTTTGGGGCACAATTACCATTAATAACCAGAATGGTTGTTGCCACATCAAAGTGGATAGCCAGAAATGCAGTTTTTGAACTGATTACTGTTCTGTTGGGCATAGGTTTTTTAAAACATTTTATGTCCACAGATAAAGGTAGAGTATTTTATGAAAAAGCAATGTTAAAGATACCTTTAATTAAAAATATATGGGAAAAGTATGTGACTACTCAGTTTTCAAGAACCCTTGCTATTTTGCTCGAAGGAGGCACTCCTGCTGTTCAGGCACTTGAAACCCTTGCATACTCCAATCCGAGCGTTATTCTTTCAAAAAAATTGAATAAAAGTATAAAAATGGTAAAAGATGGAAAACCTCTTTCAGAAGCTTTAAATAGTACTGAATTTTTTGACCCAATTAATCTTGATATGATAAAAATCGGAGAGGAGACAGGTTCTTTAACAACAATGCTCAAAAATTCTGCAGAGTTTGAAGAGGAAGAGCTCAGCACTTTACTTGCGAACATTACTTCACTGGTTGCTCCCTTTGTTTTGCTTTTAATGGGGGCAATTATTGCATTTATTTTAATTTCTATGTATCTTCCATTGTTTGAAGTATCTGATATAATTTCATAAGGTTTGGAGTAGAGGATGTTGAATATTGAAAAACTTGATTTTAATTTAATAAAAAAAATTCCAGTAGAATTAATGTTTTCATACAGCTTTGTTCCTTTGAAAGAAGAAAAAGGTGTTTTAAAGATAGCAGTGCCTGATAGTTTTGACATTACAAAAATTGATGAGCTTGAAACAAAATTGGGAAAGCGAATTGTCCTTCAATACGAAGATGAAAGTGAAATTAAAGAAATTTTGAAAAAAAGCGAATCATCCCAGAGAGCATTAGAAGAAGCATCTTCTGAATTAAAGCTGCAAATTGTTAAGGAAACTGAAGACGGGGAAGACATTTTATCAATTGATGCAGTTGCAAAAGAAACAAGTCCTATTGTTAAGTTGATAGATACTGTTATATTTAACGCATTGCAAAAGAGGGTGAGTGATATTCACATTGAAACAAGAGATGATTCTGTTGTAATAAAGTACAGGGTTGATGGTGTACTTTATCAGGCAATGGACAAAATTGATAAGAAATACCACAATGAAATTATTTCAAGAATTAAGGTTATGGCTGAGCTTGACATTGCGGAAAAAAGAATACCTCAGGACGGAAGGTTTAAAGTAAGGTTAAAGGGCAAAAATGTTGATTTTCGTGTTTCTATTATGCCTACAATACATGGCGAGGATGCTGTAATTAGAATCCTTGACAAAGAATCAACTGACAAAGATTTTAAAAGCCTGAATCTTGATGTTTTGGGCTTTCCTGAGAGAGATAAAAGAAAATTAAGAAAGTTTATTAAAGAACCATATGGAATGATACTTGTTACAGGGCCAACGGGAAGCGGTAAAACAACCACACTTTATGCGTGTATTTCTGAGATTAAGACAGAGGAAGACAAAATTATAACAATTGAAGATCCTGTCGAATATCAGCTTGACGGCGTAACTCAAATTCCTGTAAACGAAAAAAAAGGCTTAACCTTTGCAAAGGGATTAAGGTCAATTCTAAGACACGACCCTGACAAAATAATGGTAGGGGAGATAAGAGACTCAGAAACTGCCACAATAGCCATACAATCCGCTTTAACAGGGCATCTGGTTTTTACAACGGTTCATGCTAACAATGTTGTTGATGTTATTGGTAGATTTGTCCATATGGGCATTGATATTTATTCCTTTGTTTCATCATTAAACTGTATTTTAGCCCAGAGGCTTGTAAGAAAGATATGCCCTCATTGTAAAACAGAGGTAAAAATTGACGAAGAAACATTGATTGAATCTGGATTAGACCCTTCTATTTACGGGAAATATTCATTTTATGAAGGCAAAGGCTGTTTTGAATGTAACGGTACAGGCTATATGGGAAGGACAGTTATCTCTGAATTGCTTGACCTCTCTGATGAAATAAGGGAACTAATTATAAATAAAAGGCCTGTAAGAGAGATAAAAAATAAAGCAATAGAAGAGGGAATGGTTACTTTAAGGCAGAGCGGAATTGAAAAGGTTTTAAAAGGCATTACTTCTTTAAAAGAAATTAATAAGGTAACATTTATTGAGTAGGGGATAATGAAACAAACAAATTATTTTTATCTTGGCCACAAAAATTTTTATATTTTAAACAATGAATTACAGATTGTAGCAAATCATTCTAACAACGGATTGTTTAATCCTGACAATATTAAAACTCCGGTTTCATCACAGCAACAACTTTTAGATGTTTTCAATGAGTTATATTCAAGAAACAACTTTAATACTCTTATTCTAACTGATTTATGTTTTAGCAGTCAGGTTATTAATATTGAAAATTTTCCGCTTTCTCAATCCAAAAGAGATGAAGTTCTTACCTGGAAATTAGGTTCATTGCTCCCGTATAGTGTTGATTCATACAAGATAAAATACACACTTGTTGAAAAAGATAGGGTGCTTTTTTATGCCCTTCCCATTACTTTGTATAGCGAAGTGAATAAAATTTGCAATTCAATGAAATTAAAATGCTTTAATATATTACCTGAGTCATATTTTTTAATAAGTTTTTTGCCAGAACTTAAAGATAATACATTTTTTCTTTTAGATAGAGATGACTATTTTATAGGTATGTTTTTTAAAAAGGGAGTGTTTTCTTATCTGAAAGTTAGAAAAAAAGCAGAAGGAATTCCCCTTGAAAGTGAAATTGAATTGATGAAAAAGGTAATTTACGAAAAATTTAGCTCAGAAATTAAAGACTTCTACTTTTGCGGAGAAGGTAATCTTCCAGGGTTTAAACAAATTTTTAAGGGGTTTGGTTTTGAGAATTAATTTTAGCGAAAAGCCTTGTGTTGAGAAAAAAGAGAAATTATTCAAAATTTATATTCCAATTTTGATTGTATCGTTGATTACAATTTTAAATTCAATGGTTTTTCTTTACTACAGAACAAAAAACTCTGCATCTCACCAGCAGATTAACAAATTAAAGGAACAGATTGAAAATTATAATAAGAAAATGACAATTGCTTCATCATTTTTGAGAAAGATACCTTATAAAAAATTTAAAAAAGAATACTCATTCTATTATTCAATTTCTGCTAAAAAAATGCTTAGCTGGGCTGATTTGTTTAATCAGTTTGAAAAAGCTTTACCTGAAGATGTTAAACTATCGATGATCTCTCCAAAAGTGGAAGGAAGATCTGTCCTTCTGTCAATATCTGCCGAGGCAAAGTCAAAGGATAGTGAGTTAAAGTTTATAGAAAACCTTGAAAAGAACAAAAATTTTGCACACCCTTTTGTTGAATATGAGTCATTTGACCCTGTAACAAAAATTTTAAAGTTTTCAATTTCGGTTCAATACAGGAATAAGTTATGAGAGTGATAGTTGATTATTTTTTTGAAAACAGAAAATTTTATCTAATTCTTCTTTCAATTCTTGCTTTAAATATTTTGTTTTTCTATTTTTTCACATTCAATGAATACAATCTTTTCCATAATACTAAAAGTGAAATTGAAGCTGTGGAGAAAGAACTAAAAACGGTTAAAAAGCAGTTCAGTCAGTTAAACAAAGTAACAAAAAATGTAAAAAAGGTGAAAAGAACAATTTTTACAATCAAAAAAAACAATATGAAAGTGCTCGAAAAGGATTTTCCTGAATTAACAGGCAAAATCTATCAAATTCTTAATACATACAACATAAATTTTCAACACATCTCTTACAACAAAAAGGAATTAAGAGATTTGGGAATAATAAAGGTAACTATTCATATCCCGTTAAAGACAACATATTACAATTTTAGAAGATGTTTAAACGACCTTGAGGCTATTCCTTTCCCGGTTATTATAGAGAGGATTTCGGTAAATTCTGTTGAAGCAAATTCAATATCGGCAACCGTTGACCTTGGAGTTTATTATAGAGGGAAGCAAAAATGAAGATTTCATCAAGAGAAAAAGGACTAATAATTCTTTTAATAATTGTCGCTTTGATTGTTTTTCTTATGCCCGGAGAAGAGAATATTTCTTTAACTGAAAAATCAAATCTAAGCAAAACAACAATTAATACTTTGATTGCAAAATATAAATATATAAAACCCTTTAATTTTAAATCTGTAAAAAACTACAAGGGGCAAAGTTTTACATTAAAAAGAAATATATTTCAGTATGGAGCAATTGTTCCTGACTTTAACAATCAATTGCAACCAAAAGAAAGTATTGAAGAAAAATTAAAAAATAGAATTAGAAAAAAGCAAACTTACTCAAACCAAAGAGGGAAGTAAAAAGCTTCCGCCTATTGATTTTAAAATAATAGGGATAATAAAAGTATCAGGTGGAGTAAAGGCTGTTGTTGTTACAAAGGGCCCAGAGTTGTTTGTTTTCAGAGAGGGTGATACCATATTTGATAAATTTGTTCTAAAGTCTGTTAATAAAAGTTCAGTAATAATTGGATTTAAAGGATTTGATGATGAGAAGACAATAAACCTTGAAAATAAAGGAGGCTTTTAAGTGAAAAGGATAATTCCCCTTATTGTATTTTTAATTTTTTCAGTTTCCTGTTTTAA from Thermotomaculum hydrothermale carries:
- the pilO gene encoding type 4a pilus biogenesis protein PilO, which gives rise to MRVIVDYFFENRKFYLILLSILALNILFFYFFTFNEYNLFHNTKSEIEAVEKELKTVKKQFSQLNKVTKNVKKVKRTIFTIKKNNMKVLEKDFPELTGKIYQILNTYNINFQHISYNKKELRDLGIIKVTIHIPLKTTYYNFRRCLNDLEAIPFPVIIERISVNSVEANSISATVDLGVYYRGKQK
- a CDS encoding GspE/PulE family protein, encoding MLNIEKLDFNLIKKIPVELMFSYSFVPLKEEKGVLKIAVPDSFDITKIDELETKLGKRIVLQYEDESEIKEILKKSESSQRALEEASSELKLQIVKETEDGEDILSIDAVAKETSPIVKLIDTVIFNALQKRVSDIHIETRDDSVVIKYRVDGVLYQAMDKIDKKYHNEIISRIKVMAELDIAEKRIPQDGRFKVRLKGKNVDFRVSIMPTIHGEDAVIRILDKESTDKDFKSLNLDVLGFPERDKRKLRKFIKEPYGMILVTGPTGSGKTTTLYACISEIKTEEDKIITIEDPVEYQLDGVTQIPVNEKKGLTFAKGLRSILRHDPDKIMVGEIRDSETATIAIQSALTGHLVFTTVHANNVVDVIGRFVHMGIDIYSFVSSLNCILAQRLVRKICPHCKTEVKIDEETLIESGLDPSIYGKYSFYEGKGCFECNGTGYMGRTVISELLDLSDEIRELIINKRPVREIKNKAIEEGMVTLRQSGIEKVLKGITSLKEINKVTFIE
- a CDS encoding PilN domain-containing protein produces the protein MRINFSEKPCVEKKEKLFKIYIPILIVSLITILNSMVFLYYRTKNSASHQQINKLKEQIENYNKKMTIASSFLRKIPYKKFKKEYSFYYSISAKKMLSWADLFNQFEKALPEDVKLSMISPKVEGRSVLLSISAEAKSKDSELKFIENLEKNKNFAHPFVEYESFDPVTKILKFSISVQYRNKL
- a CDS encoding sigma-54-dependent transcriptional regulator is translated as MKKILIVDDHKDVLEALNLLLSDKYELSLALSGETAVELIKKKEFDLAIVDLKMEGMNGLEVLDKIKEISPSTKVIILTAHGTIELAVTALKKGASDFIEKPFQVDKLLVNIENILKMKDLEEKEKIQKYKLNLEKKELKFITENKELKKLLKQINTVASKAPNILIKGEGGTGKELLAKIAHIESDRSEYPFVKVNSVLLEPDKFESTLFGDKRNPGLLDYANKGTVFFKHINRLPYDSQLKLLDFLKNDLTYFQKNGVVKKYDLKIIVSTTENFNELVENGKFAEELFYLLNILEFEIPPLRSRREDIMPIANYFLDKYSKEVNKTFKGFTIEVERIFMKYDWPGNVRELENVVERLVLMTNRVNVGSKFLPPGMKYNKRSPEVVLKLYTEKMEEAEEALIRYTLDKYNGNIMKAANAMGITRATLYNKLKRYKLEK
- a CDS encoding type II secretion system F family protein; the encoded protein is MARFICRVGTASGEVINREITANSESEAVSKLKSSGYHVFEVKKKFSLFKGAKKIPEKHFLIFNQEFLALIKAGIPIFNGLSILIKRVENKKLKSILGEILESIKEGKSLAEAFKDYSDYFPPIYPGILFAGEKSGDLAGVLANYLNYQKIMFSTKKKVKSAFVYPAFLVLVAALAIGIIVYVVLPRFSDFYQGFGAQLPLITRMVVATSKWIARNAVFELITVLLGIGFLKHFMSTDKGRVFYEKAMLKIPLIKNIWEKYVTTQFSRTLAILLEGGTPAVQALETLAYSNPSVILSKKLNKSIKMVKDGKPLSEALNSTEFFDPINLDMIKIGEETGSLTTMLKNSAEFEEEELSTLLANITSLVAPFVLLLMGAIIAFILISMYLPLFEVSDIIS
- the dnaB gene encoding replicative DNA helicase — translated: MENIRLPYNEEAERGVLGALFLDPENIFKISHIIEVEDFYLTPHRIIFSIILEIFEEGKHFDLITVKNRLQEKGLLENAGGDIYISSLVDNVPMLKNIEEYAEIIVDKAKVRKLMSVAEKILTEGSNDTPSKHLISLVEKDLFEVAIGRNKDVLKLLKDGIVDVISSIEERRDFYLRNKSTQGIVSPFSDLNRFIPAFQPGELVIVAARPSIGKTSFALSMALDIAKKGHVVSIFSLEMPFDQIALRLLCMEGEVNVKAAREGSLSEAEYNKLVQAANALENLKIYVDDSASLTVADLRAKLQKLKMDNDGKLDLVLVDYLQLMHEKTDKREMGNRALEVSQISRGLKILAKDLHVPFIVLSQLNRAIEQRKDAQPMLSDLRESGSIEQDADIVMFLHRKDTKKVGVSEDDSKIPFKDIDLIVAKNRNGPIARVKLLFHKSCTKFVSMQPHMV